A window of the Lolium perenne isolate Kyuss_39 chromosome 7, Kyuss_2.0, whole genome shotgun sequence genome harbors these coding sequences:
- the LOC139833042 gene encoding uncharacterized protein isoform X2 → MPPRARGHARGRNTRGRNARGRGGHNNHGEESDVEVEHSHHDGGNSGNNDGHDGQETTLKNWLELKAGDFHGNGTPMDASSWLSTMEKYMAAMELPSHKRVLFVAFNLKGLADAWWTGVRDAYVPVHGEPTWAVFVQQFTDKYYPQSFKDEMSEKLKNIKQEKLSVDEYEAEFSKMVLFVDRVRHDEAEKARAFFRGLNSRYREVMGARPPNDYMSMVQQARGMELEVRLTAMEDGRTGGSSGTGGDHKGNNRGGSGSTQRPPFKKFKGNHRPQQTTKFKQSGLQSSSMPRSSSASTPLRPVPGQGMICFKCGEGHRASECTWTGECHHCGRHGHKGRVCRENPACIIKWETTPATPTAGPTRGSVHMLAAAPTSTPQYPPAWAPPSGYVWQAVPLVSAQYPTPSAPLQLSAPPQHSVGTPSAPPQPGVYAMPTSASLRRPDVITGNP, encoded by the coding sequence ATGCCGCCGAGGGCTAGAGGTCACGCTCGTGGCCGCAATACCCGTGGCCGCAATGCCCGTGGTCGTGGAGGCCACAATAACCATGGCGAGGAGTCTGATGTAGAGGTTGAACATAGTCATCATGATGGAGGCAATTCTGGTAATAATGATGGACATGATGGCCAAGAGACTACTTTGAAAAACTGGTTGGAACTAAAGGCTGGCGATTTCCATGGGAACGGGACACCGATGGATGCATCATCTTGGCTGAGTACCATGGAGAAGTATATGGCTGCTATGGAGTTACCGTCGCACAAGCGGGTTCTCTTTGTGGCTTTCAACCTTAAGGGTCTTGCTGATGCATGGTGGACAGGAGTTCGTGACGCATATGTTCCTGTTCATGGGGAGCCCACTTGGGCTGTTTTTGTGCAGCAGTTTACCGACAAGTATTATCCACAATCATTCAAGGACGAAATGTCAGAGAAATTGAAGAACATTAAGCAAGAAAAACTATCTGTAGATGAGTATGAGGCTGAGTTTAGTAAGATGGTTCTCTTTGTTGATCGTGTGAGGCATGATGAGGCAGAGAAGGCTAGGGCGTTCTTTCGAGGACTTAATTCTAGATACAGAGAGGTGATGGGAGCGAGGCCTCCGAATGACTACATGTCCATGGTTCAGCAGGCTAGAGGAATGGAGTTGGAAGTTCGACTCACTGCCATGGAGGACGGCCGTACAGGAGGTTCTAGTGGCACAGGTGGTGATCATAAGGGAAATAACCGTGGCGGTAGTGGGTCTACTCAACGACCCCCTTTCAAGAAGTTCAAGGGAAATCATCGTCCTCAACAGACAACAAAGTTCAAGCAATCAGGTTTACAGTCCTCATCAATGCCCCGTTCTTCTTCGGCGTCCACACCCTTGCGTCCCGTTCCAGGGCAGGGTATGATTTGTTTCAAGTGTGGTGAGGGACACCGTGCTTCAGAGTGCACCTGGACCGGGGAGTGTCACCATTGTGGTCGTCATGGCCACAAGGGGCGTGTGTGTCGGGAAAACCCCGCTTGTATTATCAAGTGGGAGACGACGCCTGCTACACCTACGGCTGGTCCAACTAGGGGGTCTGTTCATATGCTAGCAGCTGCTCCTACTTCTACTCCACAGTATCCACCAGCATGGGCACCGCCTTCTGGTTATGTATGGCAGGCTGTTCCGCTTGTTTCAGCTCAGTATCCTACACCGTCTGCTCCGCTTCAGTTATCTGCACCACCGCAACATAGTGTTGGGACTCCCTCTGCTCCACCACAACCTGGGGTCTATGCCATGCCGACTAGTGCTTCTTTGAGGCGTCCAGATGTCATTACAG
- the LOC139833042 gene encoding uncharacterized protein isoform X1, translating to MPPRARGHARGRNTRGRNARGRGGHNNHGEESDVEVEHSHHDGGNSGNNDGHDGQETTLKNWLELKAGDFHGNGTPMDASSWLSTMEKYMAAMELPSHKRVLFVAFNLKGLADAWWTGVRDAYVPVHGEPTWAVFVQQFTDKYYPQSFKDEMSEKLKNIKQEKLSVDEYEAEFSKMVLFVDRVRHDEAEKARAFFRGLNSRYREVMGARPPNDYMSMVQQARGMELEVRLTAMEDGRTGGSSGTGGDHKGNNRGGSGSTQRPPFKKFKGNHRPQQTTKFKQSGLQSSSMPRSSSASTPLRPVPGQGMICFKCGEGHRASECTWTGECHHCGRHGHKGRVCRENPACIIKWETTPATPTAGPTRGSVHMLAAAPTSTPQYPPAWAPPSGYVWQAVPLVSAQYPTPSAPLQLSAPPQHSVGTPSAPPQPGVYAMPTSASLRRPDVITGVGTSGSESYNSQFVPRG from the coding sequence ATGCCGCCGAGGGCTAGAGGTCACGCTCGTGGCCGCAATACCCGTGGCCGCAATGCCCGTGGTCGTGGAGGCCACAATAACCATGGCGAGGAGTCTGATGTAGAGGTTGAACATAGTCATCATGATGGAGGCAATTCTGGTAATAATGATGGACATGATGGCCAAGAGACTACTTTGAAAAACTGGTTGGAACTAAAGGCTGGCGATTTCCATGGGAACGGGACACCGATGGATGCATCATCTTGGCTGAGTACCATGGAGAAGTATATGGCTGCTATGGAGTTACCGTCGCACAAGCGGGTTCTCTTTGTGGCTTTCAACCTTAAGGGTCTTGCTGATGCATGGTGGACAGGAGTTCGTGACGCATATGTTCCTGTTCATGGGGAGCCCACTTGGGCTGTTTTTGTGCAGCAGTTTACCGACAAGTATTATCCACAATCATTCAAGGACGAAATGTCAGAGAAATTGAAGAACATTAAGCAAGAAAAACTATCTGTAGATGAGTATGAGGCTGAGTTTAGTAAGATGGTTCTCTTTGTTGATCGTGTGAGGCATGATGAGGCAGAGAAGGCTAGGGCGTTCTTTCGAGGACTTAATTCTAGATACAGAGAGGTGATGGGAGCGAGGCCTCCGAATGACTACATGTCCATGGTTCAGCAGGCTAGAGGAATGGAGTTGGAAGTTCGACTCACTGCCATGGAGGACGGCCGTACAGGAGGTTCTAGTGGCACAGGTGGTGATCATAAGGGAAATAACCGTGGCGGTAGTGGGTCTACTCAACGACCCCCTTTCAAGAAGTTCAAGGGAAATCATCGTCCTCAACAGACAACAAAGTTCAAGCAATCAGGTTTACAGTCCTCATCAATGCCCCGTTCTTCTTCGGCGTCCACACCCTTGCGTCCCGTTCCAGGGCAGGGTATGATTTGTTTCAAGTGTGGTGAGGGACACCGTGCTTCAGAGTGCACCTGGACCGGGGAGTGTCACCATTGTGGTCGTCATGGCCACAAGGGGCGTGTGTGTCGGGAAAACCCCGCTTGTATTATCAAGTGGGAGACGACGCCTGCTACACCTACGGCTGGTCCAACTAGGGGGTCTGTTCATATGCTAGCAGCTGCTCCTACTTCTACTCCACAGTATCCACCAGCATGGGCACCGCCTTCTGGTTATGTATGGCAGGCTGTTCCGCTTGTTTCAGCTCAGTATCCTACACCGTCTGCTCCGCTTCAGTTATCTGCACCACCGCAACATAGTGTTGGGACTCCCTCTGCTCCACCACAACCTGGGGTCTATGCCATGCCGACTAGTGCTTCTTTGAGGCGTCCAGATGTCATTACAG